The Prevotella melaninogenica nucleotide sequence TATGCTGTGATTTGTGTATAAACAATCTTAGAACAAACGATTTAATATTTTCAGAAACGAAAAAGTATTTAAAGATATATACTCCTATATCAAAAGAAGGTTTAGATTCCTATATTACTAAATCTAATTATAAGGAAGATAATTTGTTATCAAAGATTTTCTGTATAGATTTAATGAGGTATAATGCAGAAAAAAACTTAGTAAAGAATTATCAAGAAATTTGTAGTGTAAATGATAAAAACATCACATTTTTTTGGAAGGAGGATCTTTTAAAGAAAAATAAGTTGAAATTAAATAATCAATTTTCATTCATTGAACTTTCTCAAGATATCTATAAATATCTTTTTCCAAATTACCATTTTCCATCTAGGAATCCTATCATGGCTTTCTTGAAGGATCCATTAATTTTAAAAGTAAAAGATGTTTTGTTAAGGGGAATTGGTGCGGAAATAATTAGATATATGTGGACTGTATCCGAAGCAACTGCCCCTCAAATTATAAACCACATACAATTAGAACTAAAAGATGATGATGTGAGAAGTGACTCAGAGTTGATAATGAAGTATATTATTTCATTTATTACGAACAATGTGTTGCTGTGTGATGAATAATCTCTGAAAATGAATAAGAATTTCATTATTTGTAAACAATATGATTCAATGCAATGTGGGATTGCATGTTTGGCTATGATATGCAAATATTATGGCAAGAAATATTCAATGGATTGTCTTAACCAGTTATGTTTTGCAACTACAGAAGGTGTCTCTCTATTGAGTATTACTAGGGCTGCAGAGACACTTGGATTTAAGACTGTTGGAGCTAGGTGTGAGGTAAGTAATCTGGTTAATAAGAATCTCCCCTGCATCCTCCACTGGAATCAGAACCATTTTGTAGTGCTGTATAAATTGAAGAAAGGCAAGACATTCTATATTGCTGACCCAGGAAAAGGACTCATTAGGTATAAGCTTGAGGAGTTTAAGGAGCACTGGATTAGTACAAAGCAGGACGGAGCGGAGAAAGGAGTAGCTGTGTTCCTATATCCGACGGAAAAATTCTATAAGCGAAAAGACATAGACAGGAGGGAGGAACACCTGTTTAAGTTCCTCTTTGGTTACATCAAAAAGTACAAAAAATACTTTGGGCAGATCGTACTGGGCTTATTTGTAGGTTGCCTTCTGCAGCTTATCCTCCCTTTCCTCACGCAGTCAATCGTGGATGTGGGCATTAAAAACCAGAACATCGGTTTTATATGGCTGATACTCTTAGGGCAACTGATGCTTACCGTGAGCCGTACTGCCATCGACTTTATTCGCCGTTGGCTGCTGTTGCATATTTCGCTGCGCATAAACATCTCATTGGTAAGCGACTTTTTCATCAAACTTTTGAAGCTGCCAATGTCGTTCTTCGATACAAAATTGATGGGTGACCTCATGCAACGCATGGGCGACCACAGTAGGGTGAACACGTTTCTGACGCAACAGACGCTCAGTATCGTATTCTCACTCTTCACCTTTGTGGTGTTCAGCATCGTACTGCTATTCTATAATTGGCTCGTCTTTGCCATCTTCATGCTTGGCAGTCTGCTTTATGGCGGTTGGCTTGCACTCTTCCTCAGGCGCAGAAAGGTACTCGACTACGAACTCTTTGAGCAACAAGCTATCAACAACAATAAAACCTACGAGTTTATCACCTCCATGCAGGAAATAAAGCTCCAAGACTGCGAGCAGCGCAGACGCTGGGAATGGGAAGACGTGCAGGCAGACCTCTTTGGAGTGCAGATGAAATCGCTGAAACTCCAGCAGACACAGGAGGCTGGCAGCATCTTCATCAACGAACTAAAGAACATTGTCATCACGGTAGTGGCAGCAACAGCCGTCATTCATGGACAACTCACGCTGGGTATGATGCTTGCCGTGCAGTACATCATAGGACAACTTAACTCGCCCGTGGAACAGTTGATGAGTTTCTTCTACTCCGTACAAGATGTAAAGATAAGCCTTGAACGTATCAACGAAATCCACCGTATGGACGATGAGAACGGAAAGCAAGGATTGGAAACCTCTGTGAAAGAAGAGGATAAGGGCATAGACCTTGAAAACGTAAACTTCAAATACGACCCACACGCACTGAAGATCATCATTGATGATGTGAGCCTCACTATCCCCAAAGGTAAGGTAACTGCCATTGTGGGCGCATCGGGAAGCGGTAAGACCACCCTCATCAAACTGATGTTAGGCTATTATCCTGTATTGGAAGGACAAATCACCATTGGCGGAACAGATGTGAACACACTCAATAAGAAATGGTGGCGCAGACAATGTGGTGTGGTGATGCAAGACGGTGTCATCTTCTCTGAATCCATTGCACGCAACATTGCCGTTGATGATGGAGAGATTGACAAGGAGCGGTTGCAAAGGGCAGCCGAAATAGCTTGTATTCATAACTATGTAATGGGACTTCCCTTAAAATACAACACTAAGATTGGTCGCGATGGCGTTGGTTTGAGCCAAGGACAGAAACAGCGTATCTTGATAGCAAGAGCCGTGTACAAGAACCCCGATTATATTTTCCTTGATGAAGCCACCAACTCGCTCGATGCCAATAACGAGCGCATGATTGTGGAGCATCTGGATGAGTTCTACAAAGGCAAGACCGTGGTTATCGTGGCTCACCGATTAAGTACGGTGAAGAATGCTGATCAAATAGTGGTATTGGATAAAGGCAAGGTGGTAGAAATTGGCAACCACGAAGCACTCACGGCAAAGCAGGGTGCATACTATAACCTTGTAAAGAATCAATTGGAATTGGGCAACTAACAGCAGAAAGGAATATTATGTCAGACAACAAGATAGAACTCCGTAGCGAGAAAGTAAGGCATATCATTGGCGAGATACCATCAAGGATTGTCCGTTATGGTATCACGATTATCACCATTGTGATGTTGGGACTACTGATAGGCGCATATTTTATACCTTATCCCGAAACCATCAGTGCAAAGGTGCAGATGACAAATGCCTATCAAGGCGCAATAACCATTCCATATAAATATGTGAATACGATAGCAAGAGGAATGACGGCAAACATTGAGTTTGAGGGTTACGATGCAGAAACATACGGAGTTGCAAATGCTGTAATAACAGCCACATCGCATATACCCTTACAAACGGAAGCTGGTAGTGTATTCACGGCACAGGTAAGGATAACGGATTACAAGTATAATCTTGTAAGCGGGATGACAGGCACGGTATCTATACTTGAAAGTAATGAAAGCGTACTTCAAAGGATTGTCAAGAGAATAACAAATATCATATGATTTCCTTTTTAATCGTAATAAAACAGTGAAAGAGAGGAATGTCCAGATTGAGTGTTAAATTTTTATGTCCATATTGCAGTTCAACGGAAATGATTAAAAGTGGGAAGAATAGCAATGATAAACAATACTGCCAATGCAAACATTACTCCAGATATTTTAGGTTCTTCCGTTAAATGAGTGGATGCTTTTCGCATAGCTTTAACGGAAAAACCGAGTTTATTCATTAAACAAAAATACAGTCAAGACTGTCAATGTCTATTCTATTATCACCCTCCAACACCGCACCCTTTTTCATTTTAACACTTCAAAATGTAGATAAGGGTCTGAAAAATCATTACATAATTCAGATTAAAACATCTATAAATAAAGATAAAAACACGTATAAAAAGTAAGTTTACAACTAACAGAAAATCAATTAGTTATAAAGTTGTGTAAGAAAAGGTGCTTAGTTGGACTTCAAAAGGGTGTTAGTACCACTCCAAAAGAGCATCTTTTGGCTTGCAATTAGGTGTCTTTTAGAAGCCAAAAGAGCATGTATTGCAAACGCTACCGAAACCGCAAGGG carries:
- a CDS encoding peptidase domain-containing ABC transporter, giving the protein MNKNFIICKQYDSMQCGIACLAMICKYYGKKYSMDCLNQLCFATTEGVSLLSITRAAETLGFKTVGARCEVSNLVNKNLPCILHWNQNHFVVLYKLKKGKTFYIADPGKGLIRYKLEEFKEHWISTKQDGAEKGVAVFLYPTEKFYKRKDIDRREEHLFKFLFGYIKKYKKYFGQIVLGLFVGCLLQLILPFLTQSIVDVGIKNQNIGFIWLILLGQLMLTVSRTAIDFIRRWLLLHISLRINISLVSDFFIKLLKLPMSFFDTKLMGDLMQRMGDHSRVNTFLTQQTLSIVFSLFTFVVFSIVLLFYNWLVFAIFMLGSLLYGGWLALFLRRRKVLDYELFEQQAINNNKTYEFITSMQEIKLQDCEQRRRWEWEDVQADLFGVQMKSLKLQQTQEAGSIFINELKNIVITVVAATAVIHGQLTLGMMLAVQYIIGQLNSPVEQLMSFFYSVQDVKISLERINEIHRMDDENGKQGLETSVKEEDKGIDLENVNFKYDPHALKIIIDDVSLTIPKGKVTAIVGASGSGKTTLIKLMLGYYPVLEGQITIGGTDVNTLNKKWWRRQCGVVMQDGVIFSESIARNIAVDDGEIDKERLQRAAEIACIHNYVMGLPLKYNTKIGRDGVGLSQGQKQRILIARAVYKNPDYIFLDEATNSLDANNERMIVEHLDEFYKGKTVVIVAHRLSTVKNADQIVVLDKGKVVEIGNHEALTAKQGAYYNLVKNQLELGN
- a CDS encoding HlyD family secretion protein — its product is MSDNKIELRSEKVRHIIGEIPSRIVRYGITIITIVMLGLLIGAYFIPYPETISAKVQMTNAYQGAITIPYKYVNTIARGMTANIEFEGYDAETYGVANAVITATSHIPLQTEAGSVFTAQVRITDYKYNLVSGMTGTVSILESNESVLQRIVKRITNII